A window of Geobacter sp. contains these coding sequences:
- a CDS encoding oligosaccharide flippase family protein codes for MVAPILVAIYAIPLLIKGLGTDRFGLLSLIWMAIGYFSLFDMGLGRALTQLVARKLGKGQTEEIPLLLRTATVFMILLGVLGALAVAGLSPSLVYNILKIPADLQDESLISLYIVASCIPIVITTAGLRGVLEAYQRFDLLNIVRIPMGIFTFLGPLLTLYFTSSLYTIVAILTLGRGIALVIHIFICVRLIPSLLSEFSVDSSYVKPLLSFGGWITVTNVVGPIMVYLDRFLIGALASTTQISYYSTPYEVVNKLLLFPSAIVGVLFPAFSVSYVQNKSQAIQLYERAIKYIYIGIFPIVIIIVTLAHDGLQLWIGNEFAQHSTHVLQWLAVGVFINSLSQIPFTFIQGIGRPDLSSKLHLIELPIYLIVVWLLLKWYGIVGVAIAWTIRVLLDAILLFYIAHKIFINDSARVKFVKPSLIFASSLIIFIFGSLPMNLLAKGLFLCCTLVGFYMFSWIRLLNNGEREYLLGKLKHGGYSY; via the coding sequence ATGGTTGCACCAATATTAGTTGCAATTTATGCTATTCCTCTGCTCATCAAAGGGCTTGGCACAGATAGATTCGGATTATTGTCACTCATATGGATGGCTATAGGCTATTTTAGCCTCTTTGATATGGGTTTGGGACGTGCATTAACTCAGTTGGTAGCCCGAAAATTGGGAAAAGGCCAGACTGAGGAAATCCCTTTGCTACTCAGGACTGCAACTGTTTTTATGATACTTTTGGGAGTGCTCGGAGCATTGGCTGTCGCTGGGTTGTCACCATCGCTCGTTTATAACATATTAAAAATTCCTGCAGATTTACAAGATGAATCACTTATTTCTCTTTACATAGTTGCGTCATGTATACCCATTGTCATTACTACTGCAGGTTTGAGAGGAGTTCTTGAAGCATATCAGCGTTTTGATCTCTTAAATATCGTACGAATCCCGATGGGCATTTTTACTTTTTTGGGCCCTCTTCTGACGTTGTATTTTACATCTAGCCTCTACACAATCGTAGCTATACTGACACTCGGAAGGGGAATCGCATTAGTCATACATATTTTTATCTGTGTTCGATTGATACCTTCACTGCTGTCAGAGTTTTCAGTTGATTCATCCTATGTTAAACCGTTGTTGAGCTTTGGTGGATGGATTACTGTTACGAATGTTGTCGGACCAATAATGGTTTATTTAGACCGGTTTTTGATTGGCGCCTTAGCATCAACGACACAGATTTCCTATTATTCAACTCCCTATGAAGTTGTAAATAAATTGCTATTATTCCCATCTGCCATAGTTGGTGTTTTGTTTCCCGCGTTCTCGGTAAGCTATGTCCAGAACAAAAGCCAAGCAATACAACTTTATGAAAGAGCAATCAAATACATTTATATCGGAATATTTCCAATAGTTATAATTATTGTAACTTTAGCTCATGATGGTTTGCAATTATGGATAGGTAATGAATTCGCTCAACACAGTACTCATGTTTTGCAGTGGTTGGCAGTAGGGGTTTTTATAAATAGTTTATCTCAAATACCATTTACGTTTATTCAAGGTATTGGTCGCCCTGACCTTTCTTCAAAACTTCATCTTATTGAATTGCCGATATATTTGATTGTAGTTTGGTTGCTATTGAAATGGTATGGCATAGTTGGAGTTGCAATAGCATGGACAATAAGAGTGTTATTAGATGCCATACTGCTATTTTATATTGCGCACAAAATATTCATTAATGATTCTGCTAGGGTCAAATTTGTGAAGCCCAGCCTTATATTTGCATCATCTTTAATTATTTTTATTTTTGGCTCATTGCCCATGAATTTGCTAGCGAAAGGGCTTTTTCTTTGCTGCACTCTAGTTGGGTTTTATATGTTTTCGTGGATTCGATTATTGAATAACGGTGAGAGAGAGTATTTGTTGGGTAAGTTAAAACATGGTGGATATAGTTACTAA
- a CDS encoding glycosyltransferase — protein MSNNCIPNISVVIPTYNRAEELALTLPSYINNMYVREIIVVNNGSTDTTSDVVSSYINDVARVVEIKLPDKIGAPKARTIGLSYVDCEYILLGEDDVYLAPDYTKVLYDQLSENSCDIISGKIINIRVSSTGDLGKLISDLDTREMEGFPQDFSPYQVSLSQLKTGRPIQVPYSHIIILGKKSVFDNIDFDPWYSAGNGYREDTDFLLTARKHGFKLFFSQDTVCFHLRGILSQKGGQRINRILIEYWAIYNTWYMTKKHWGLVSDDFKLINGPLYNTVIYSLSRWKYYFQRILQ, from the coding sequence ATGTCGAATAATTGTATACCTAATATATCTGTTGTTATTCCTACGTATAATAGAGCCGAAGAGTTGGCGCTGACTCTGCCAAGCTATATCAATAATATGTATGTTAGGGAGATTATTGTTGTTAATAACGGTTCGACTGATACAACTAGTGATGTAGTCAGTTCTTATATAAATGATGTAGCTCGTGTGGTTGAAATTAAATTGCCAGATAAAATTGGGGCGCCTAAAGCTCGTACTATAGGTTTGTCTTATGTTGATTGTGAATACATCTTGCTTGGTGAAGATGATGTCTATTTGGCGCCTGACTACACGAAGGTGCTTTATGATCAATTGAGTGAAAATAGTTGCGATATCATTTCAGGGAAAATTATCAATATAAGAGTCAGCTCCACTGGTGACCTGGGTAAATTGATATCTGATCTCGATACTCGGGAAATGGAAGGATTTCCACAAGATTTTAGCCCATATCAAGTTTCGCTTTCCCAATTAAAGACCGGTAGGCCAATACAGGTACCATATAGTCACATAATCATTCTCGGTAAAAAATCAGTCTTTGACAATATTGATTTTGATCCTTGGTATTCAGCTGGCAACGGATACCGGGAAGATACTGATTTTTTACTGACTGCCCGAAAACACGGATTTAAGCTGTTCTTTTCCCAAGACACGGTTTGCTTTCATTTGAGAGGGATTTTAAGTCAAAAAGGTGGGCAGAGAATTAATCGTATCCTCATTGAATATTGGGCGATCTACAACACATGGTATATGACGAAAAAGCATTGGGGGTTGGTCTCCGATGATTTCAAATTAATAAATGGACCTCTCTACAATACAGTCATCTACTCTCTGAGTAGGTGGAAGTATTACTTCCAGCGTATTTTGCAATAA
- a CDS encoding methyltransferase domain-containing protein: protein MLEYQKSESTLRTFRTEKCSLCGEKGVIVYNGLKDLLFHVNGRWSFMKCSNSSCGMMWLYPMPEEIDIAKIYKRYYTHSEGKPKTFFASVRNMFENSILRERYGYLVFDFGKRIKIFDMLVGLLPFLGENVGGDIAYVEYLENGKMLDVGCGNGHYLNKMSCLGWEVQGVDPDEQAAGFAQARYGLQVTVGTVYDANFADDSFDVITLNHVIEHVHDYISLLVECKRILKPSGKLILTTPNVDSLGCRYYNEYWRGLEPPRHLHLFTQKALIACCKQVGLEILLSRTSPRAARGMWVVSKNLRSNGVYASDYITWPRRIEGGIFRVIESLLCKIGMNVGEENIIIVKK, encoded by the coding sequence ATGTTAGAATACCAGAAATCAGAAAGTACATTGCGCACATTTCGCACAGAAAAGTGCAGTCTGTGTGGAGAGAAAGGTGTTATTGTCTATAATGGGTTAAAAGATCTTCTATTTCACGTGAATGGGAGATGGAGTTTCATGAAGTGTTCTAATTCTAGTTGCGGGATGATGTGGCTTTACCCTATGCCAGAGGAAATAGATATTGCTAAGATTTATAAAAGATATTACACGCATAGTGAGGGAAAGCCCAAAACATTTTTTGCAAGTGTCAGAAATATGTTTGAAAACTCAATCCTTCGTGAGAGGTATGGTTATTTAGTATTCGATTTTGGAAAACGAATTAAAATATTTGACATGTTAGTTGGCTTGTTACCGTTTCTTGGGGAGAATGTTGGAGGTGACATTGCTTATGTCGAATATCTTGAAAATGGAAAAATGTTAGATGTTGGCTGCGGCAATGGACATTATCTTAACAAAATGAGTTGTTTGGGGTGGGAGGTGCAAGGCGTTGACCCAGATGAGCAGGCTGCCGGATTTGCTCAGGCTAGGTATGGTCTTCAAGTAACTGTCGGTACTGTCTATGATGCTAATTTTGCTGATGATTCATTTGATGTCATAACGCTGAATCATGTCATAGAGCATGTGCATGACTATATTTCATTGCTGGTAGAGTGCAAAAGAATTTTAAAACCGAGTGGAAAGCTTATTCTGACTACTCCTAATGTCGATAGTTTGGGATGCCGTTATTACAATGAGTATTGGAGGGGGCTTGAGCCTCCAAGGCATCTACATCTGTTTACCCAGAAGGCACTCATTGCATGTTGCAAGCAAGTTGGTCTGGAAATTCTTCTTTCAAGGACATCTCCTCGTGCTGCCAGGGGAATGTGGGTGGTTTCAAAAAATTTAAGAAGTAATGGGGTATATGCAAGCGACTATATAACATGGCCAAGACGTATAGAGGGTGGGATATTCAGGGTTATAGAGTCCCTGCTGTGTAAGATCGGAATGAATGTCGGAGAAGAAAATATCATTATTGTCAAAAAATAA
- a CDS encoding methyltransferase domain-containing protein: MRSKVVRTFCGKHLDYGSNDGHVTKSLFGNKDIDDLYVSDIEFKISEANRSIAKNFLYIDPVSSRIENEGSFFDSITCIHVIEHVSSVDCLMREMNRQLKVGGRLYLESPNSRSLFVPSLSSDRTWNFYDDPTHLRPYTTNALRSICLSHGFRILKSGIYRELKYAAIFPIAPIISLILRDWRPVHYASIHLIGWSSFVLCEKV, from the coding sequence ATGAGGTCAAAAGTAGTAAGAACTTTTTGTGGTAAGCATCTGGACTATGGGAGTAATGATGGGCATGTCACAAAGAGTCTGTTTGGAAATAAAGACATTGATGATTTATATGTTTCGGATATCGAATTCAAAATATCGGAAGCTAATAGGTCTATTGCTAAGAACTTCTTATACATTGATCCTGTTAGTTCGCGTATTGAAAATGAGGGTTCTTTTTTCGATTCGATAACGTGTATCCATGTTATCGAGCATGTATCAAGCGTGGATTGTTTGATGAGGGAAATGAATAGGCAGTTAAAAGTTGGCGGGCGGTTATATCTGGAGTCACCAAATTCGAGGTCTCTTTTTGTTCCTTCATTATCTAGTGATAGGACGTGGAACTTTTATGACGATCCGACACATTTAAGGCCATATACTACAAACGCTTTAAGAAGCATTTGTTTGTCTCACGGGTTTAGAATTCTGAAGTCAGGAATATATCGAGAGCTTAAATATGCTGCTATATTTCCAATTGCACCAATCATTAGTTTGATTTTAAGAGATTGGAGGCCTGTCCATTATGCTTCGATTCATCTGATTGGTTGGTCTTCATTTGTATTGTGCGAAAAGGTTTGA
- a CDS encoding glycosyltransferase: MSDPALSIIIVSYNTKNDLQQCLDGLKKENVPLEVFVVDNGSTDGTIDMLRDEYSEWTAFTLILNNKNVGFTHACNQPLSQCHGEYVLFLNSDTIIYSDALQKLVDFMDSNSDVGVIGPKLYYGDKKLQLSCFYDSPVLNLLNILCWHLLPCNLAESFYVKWFYSRWIDQEQKDVGWVSGACLMIRRSVAIELKGFDDKFFLSAQDSLDLCKRVKGKNYRIVFYPKAEIIHYCGRSTNNNAGVDKKVKFLLHMHHGHLYYYRKHHGIFIMVVLKCIFSIISLLKGLFAGIIYAFTLSDRYKIASQSRIVLSYKILALQIPHPSI; encoded by the coding sequence ATGAGTGATCCTGCACTATCCATCATAATTGTAAGTTATAATACAAAGAACGACTTGCAACAATGTTTAGATGGGCTAAAAAAAGAGAATGTTCCTCTAGAAGTATTCGTTGTGGATAATGGTTCGACAGATGGTACCATTGATATGTTGAGGGATGAGTATTCTGAGTGGACTGCATTTACACTTATATTAAATAACAAGAATGTTGGGTTCACGCATGCATGCAATCAACCTTTATCGCAATGTCATGGCGAATATGTCCTTTTTCTGAATTCCGATACCATTATATATTCTGATGCACTGCAAAAATTAGTAGATTTTATGGATTCCAATTCTGATGTTGGTGTCATTGGTCCCAAATTATATTATGGGGACAAGAAGCTTCAATTATCATGTTTTTATGATTCCCCTGTTTTGAATCTGCTTAATATATTGTGTTGGCACCTACTTCCATGCAATTTGGCGGAGAGTTTTTATGTTAAATGGTTCTACAGTCGGTGGATTGATCAGGAGCAGAAGGATGTTGGGTGGGTTTCTGGCGCATGCTTGATGATTCGCAGGAGCGTCGCGATAGAGTTGAAAGGATTTGATGATAAATTTTTTCTGTCAGCACAGGATTCATTAGATCTCTGTAAAAGAGTCAAGGGAAAAAATTATCGTATTGTTTTCTATCCTAAGGCGGAGATTATTCATTATTGTGGGCGAAGTACCAATAATAATGCAGGTGTTGATAAAAAGGTAAAATTCCTACTCCATATGCATCATGGTCATTTATATTATTATAGAAAGCATCATGGCATATTTATCATGGTTGTATTGAAGTGCATATTTTCAATCATAAGTTTATTAAAGGGATTATTTGCAGGAATAATTTATGCTTTTACATTGTCTGACAGATATAAAATAGCAAGTCAATCTAGAATTGTATTATCATATAAGATACTGGCGTTGCAGATACCTCACCCTAGCATTTAA